In a genomic window of Methanocella sp.:
- a CDS encoding DUF2085 domain-containing protein yields the protein MVNIKKLAFDAIVVAYTAIALAQFVPWLLLSIFGPAPLAVGISDGIFRFFSLFCHQLPWRSLFYDDIQMPVCARCASIYVATALGLIFFRLKGYGDREFRMNWLLFALLLAPTGIDGTTQLLGWRESTNALRLVTGVPYGLAYAYILAWAVPFVYALLELIHAALKHDERKTSDVLGRVKDMAWPFGEKKL from the coding sequence ATGGTCAACATAAAAAAGCTGGCATTCGACGCCATCGTCGTCGCCTACACGGCCATTGCCCTGGCCCAGTTCGTGCCGTGGCTGCTATTGTCGATATTCGGCCCTGCGCCGCTTGCGGTCGGCATTTCTGATGGCATTTTTCGGTTTTTTTCTCTGTTCTGCCACCAGCTCCCTTGGCGCTCGCTGTTCTACGACGATATCCAGATGCCGGTATGCGCCCGCTGCGCCTCCATCTACGTGGCCACTGCGCTGGGCCTCATCTTCTTCAGGCTTAAAGGGTATGGGGACAGGGAGTTCAGGATGAACTGGCTGCTGTTCGCTCTTCTTTTGGCCCCTACGGGCATCGACGGCACGACGCAGCTCCTGGGCTGGCGGGAGAGCACGAATGCCCTGCGCCTTGTCACAGGCGTGCCCTATGGCCTCGCCTACGCCTATATCCTTGCCTGGGCCGTGCCGTTCGTCTATGCGCTTCTCGAGCTGATCCACGCGGCCCTGAAGCATGATGAGCGGAAGACGTCCGACGTGCTGGGGCGGGTGAAAGATATGGCGTGGCCTTTCGGAGAAAAGAAGCTTTAA
- a CDS encoding type II glyceraldehyde-3-phosphate dehydrogenase, whose translation MADKIKVALNGYGTIGKRVADAVMRQDDMTLVGIAKTKPDYEAYAANKKGYPIYAVEPAKAESKFKAAGIPVSGSNLDMIKKADIVVDCAPEGLGEENKKNIYDKLDKPAIFQGGEEHEVAGTSFNAAANYGEAIGKKYVRVVSCNTTGLCRLLYALDTAFGVQKARVVLVRRGGDPNDAKRGPINGIVPDPIHLPSHHGPDVQTVLHHINIDTAAMKVPTTLMHMHFVNATLKKKPSRDEALAALKQYPRLWLIPSWYTLKFTGDVIEFGRELGRPRSDIMENAIWEESVTVDKEGEFNVFQAIHQESDVVPENIDCIRAMTGIEKDGKKSMEKTNKALGIGNFNPWKLTPP comes from the coding sequence ATGGCAGACAAGATCAAAGTAGCGCTCAACGGTTATGGCACTATAGGCAAGCGGGTCGCCGATGCCGTGATGCGCCAGGACGACATGACGCTGGTAGGAATTGCGAAGACCAAGCCCGATTATGAGGCCTATGCGGCCAATAAGAAGGGCTATCCCATTTACGCCGTGGAGCCGGCCAAGGCCGAATCGAAGTTCAAGGCGGCCGGCATTCCCGTCTCCGGCTCCAACCTGGACATGATCAAAAAGGCCGACATCGTTGTCGACTGCGCCCCCGAAGGCCTGGGCGAGGAGAACAAGAAGAACATCTACGATAAGCTCGACAAGCCCGCCATCTTCCAGGGCGGCGAGGAGCACGAGGTGGCCGGCACGTCTTTCAATGCGGCCGCCAACTATGGCGAGGCCATCGGCAAAAAGTATGTCCGCGTGGTCTCGTGTAACACGACGGGCCTGTGCCGGCTTTTATACGCGCTGGACACGGCCTTCGGCGTGCAGAAGGCGCGCGTGGTGCTCGTCAGGCGGGGCGGGGACCCGAACGACGCAAAGCGGGGGCCAATAAACGGCATAGTGCCCGATCCGATCCATTTGCCGTCTCACCACGGCCCCGACGTGCAGACCGTGCTGCACCACATCAACATCGATACGGCGGCCATGAAGGTGCCCACGACACTGATGCACATGCACTTCGTGAACGCCACGCTCAAGAAGAAGCCGTCCCGTGACGAGGCTCTGGCGGCCCTGAAGCAGTACCCGAGGCTCTGGCTCATACCTTCCTGGTACACCCTAAAGTTCACCGGCGACGTCATCGAGTTCGGCCGGGAGCTGGGCCGCCCCAGGAGTGACATCATGGAGAACGCCATCTGGGAAGAGTCGGTGACCGTCGATAAGGAAGGCGAGTTCAACGTGTTCCAGGCCATCCACCAGGAATCGGACGTGGTGCCCGAGAACATCGACTGCATACGGGCGATGACCGGCATAGAAAAAGACGGCAAGAAGTCGATGGAGAAGACCAATAAGGCCCTGGGCATAGGCAACTTCAACCCGTGGAAGCTGACCCCGCCCTGA